The Synechococcus sp. BL107 nucleotide sequence GCAATCGCCCGAGTCATGCCTTGGCGGATCCACCAGTAGGCGTAGGTGCTGAATCGAAAGCCTCGGGTGGGATCGAATTTTTCGACAGCGCGCTCGAGGCCAAGGGTTCCTTCTTGAACCAGGTCAAGGATTTCCATCCCCCGCTGTTGGTATTTCTTGGCCACAGCCACCACAAGCCTGAGGTTGGCCTGGATCATGTGGTCCTTCGCCCGGCGTCCGTTGCGCAGGCTCAGCTTGAGTTCTTTGGCCTCGATCGCAGCTTGCTCAGCCCAAGCCACATAGCCCGCATCGATTCGAGATTGCAGCTCCTGCAGTGATAAACCAGCGGCACGGGCCCACTCTTGTTTCGTGGGCCAATGGCTGTGGTGATTAGCTTCGCGGCGTTGGAGCTCCTCTAAGCGGTGCAGCTCACCAATGGCGGGATTGGTATCCGATAGCTCGCGCTGCTGCTTTAAAAGCGTTTCGCGGCGTTGCACGAGACGAGCCAGCGTGACTTCTTCCTCGCTTGTGAGCAGGTCAACGCGGCCAATGTCTTGCAGGTACAGCCGCAACAGATCCGTCGTCCCGCTGGAGCGGCGACTACGGGTCTCCCCAGTTCTTCGGGGCAAGCGCGGCAAAGGCTGAAGGCGAACGTTGTTCCTTCAGGGTTCCTCGTTGTGCCGGTTGGTGGGCAAATGTGCTGATTCCCTTCGGGATTTCATCACGCCTTGTGATCAGTCCTCATCGTCGGTCGGATCCACCCAGGTGCTCGATACATGCAGCTCCTGCAGCTGTTTTTCGGCAACGCTGCTGGGTGCGTCGGTCATCAGGCAGCGGGCTTGCTGGGTTTTCGGAAATGCAATGGTGTCGCGGATCGATTCTTCACCCGCTAGGAGCATCACCATTCGGTCGATGCCAAAGGCAAGCCCGCCATGGGGAGGAGCGCCCATATCGAGGGCATTGATCAAGAAACCAAATTGCTCTTGAGCTTCTTCAAGGGGGAGACCCACGGTTTGCAGCACTTGGCGTTGCAGGGCGGAGTCGTGGATGCGAAGGGAGCCGCCACCGAGCTCAAGACCGTTCAAGACAAGGTCGTAGGCCTGTGCTCTCGCGCTCGGCAGGGTGGTTGCCCATTGCGCGGGATCACTGCCCAGGTCGTCGGTGTTTGGGGCACAGAACGGGTGGTGTAGGGCTTCATATCGGTCTTCATCGCCGTTGAACTCGAACATTGGAAAGTCCACAACCCAGAGGAAGTTCCATGCATCGTTTTGCCGATCGGGTTGAACCAGCTTGAGTTCCTTCGCCAGGTACTGCCGCACGCGGTCGAGAGCCTTGTTGACGATGGCGGTTTCGCCAGCTCCAAACAGCAACAGGGTGCCTGGCGTTGCACCGGTTCGCTCCAACAATTCGGCTTTCTGCTCGTCAGACAGGTTGTCCTTGATGGCTCCAATCGTGTCGATTTCGCCGCCGTCGCGGACGCGAATGAAGGCCAAGCCCCCCGCTCCAGCAGCTTGCGCTTCGCTGAAGACATCTCCACCAGGCTTGATCCGGACGTTCGACAGGGCATCGTTACCCCCCGGCACGGCGATGACTTTCACCGCCCCGCCGGATTTCACGGCTCCACTGAAGACTTTGAAGCCCATGTCCTGGACGATGTCGGACACCGTCACCAACTCCATGCCGTAGCGCGTATCCGGTCGGTCGGTTCCATACCGCTCCATGGCGTCGTGCCAGGTCATGCGTGGGAAGGGACGGGGAAGTTCGATCCCTTTCACCGACTTCCAGATCGCACAGATCAGATCCTCATTGAGTTGGAGAATTTGTTCCTCACCCATGAAGCTCATTTCGATATCCAGCTGGGTGAATTCCGGCTGGCGATCGGCGCGCAGGTCTTCATCCCGGAAGCAGCGAGCAACTTGGTAGTAGCGCTCAATGCCCCCCACCATCAGAAGCTGTTTAAACAGTTGAGGCGATTGGGGTAAGGCAAACCAATCGCCGCCACAGACGCGGCTCGGGAGCACATAGTCGCGGGCACCTTCAGGGGTGGAGCGGGTCAGCACCGGTGTTTCCACTTCGATGAAGCCCTCGTCTTCAAGAAAGCGCCGGGCGACCTGAATGGTGCGGGCCCGTAGTCGCAGGTTGTCGTTCATGCGCTTGCGGCGCAGATCGAGATAGCGATGACGGAGGCGGAGTTCTTCCCGAGTGTTTTCTTCGTCGTGGACCGACACGGGGAAGGGCAAATTCCCGGTCACCTTGTTGAGCACAACAATTTCGCTGGCCAGTACCTCCACGGCCCCGGTGGCGAGTTTGTCGTTGAGCGACTCAGCGGGTCGGGCGCGTACCTTTCCATGCACCTGCAGCACGGTTTCGCTGCGCAGGTGCTCAGCTACGGCGAAGGCTTCGGCACCCAGATCCGGATCAACGGTGATTTGAACAGTGCCGCTGCGGTCTCGCAGGTCGATAAAAATCACACCACCGTGATCCCGGCGGCGATCCACCCAGCCGCAAAGCTGAACAACCGCATCAATGCTGTCTTTGCGCAGGTCGCCGCAACCGTTGCTGCGCATGGAATGTCTCAGCTAATGAGAAGCGAGTTTCCCATAGCCCCGGTTCTGGTTATGGGCGTTTGTAGAAGGGACGCCGGACAACGGTGGCGGGTTGGGCTTTGCCCCGGATCTCGACGCTCAAGTTGGTCCCCAGTTTTGCCAAGGCGGTTGGGATGGAAGCCAAGGCGATGGGCTCCTCCAGCGTGGGAGACCAGGTCCCGCTCGTCACCACGCCCACGGGTTCACCCTTGTGGAGCACTGGGTAGTCGTGACGAGCGATGGCGCGTCCCTCCAATTTCAGACCAACAAGCCGTTTGTTTGGCCCTGCTTCTGCAGCTTTTTCGAGTGCTTGACGCCCAATGAAGTCGGCCGGCATTTCCAGATGCACGAGCCAGCCCAAGCCCGCTTCAAAGGGGGTGGTGTCGGCGTTCATGTCTTGCCCATAGAGGTGCATCGCGGCCTCGAGACGCAGGGTGTCACGGGCGCCAAGACCACAGGGAGCGACGCCTTTCTCGAGGAGTTGGCTCCAGAGCCGTTGACCGTCTTCTGCCGTGAGCAGCAGCTCAGCGCCATCTTCGCCCGTGTAGCCCGTGCGGGCGGTGAAGACGGAATGGCTTAGGCCTTGAAGGTGGAGGTCTCGGTGGCCAAAGCGGGGTAAGCCGCTGAGGTCGTCTCCACTGAGTTCTTCAAGCAGGGGAATGGCTTGGGGGCCTTGCAGCGCCAGTAAAACTCCGTTGTCTTTGATGTCGGTCACGGTGAGACCCGCCGGTTCCATGCGTTCACGAATCCAGGCGGTGTCGCTGTCTGCGCAGGCAGCATTAATCACCAGCACTAGGGCACCGCGTTCTTCGTCGATGGCGCCAAGGTCATAAATGATCAAGTCGTCCCGGATGCCGCCTTGGTCGTTGAGCAAAACGGTGTAACAGGCTTCGCCCGGTCCGATCCGATGTAGGTCGCTGGGCACCAGTTGTTGCAAGGTGTCTTTGGGGTTGGTTCCCTCCAGCCGCAGCACTCCCATGTGGGAGATGTCGAACATTCCAACGCTGTTGCGTACGGCTTTGTGTTCCTGAATCAGACCACTGAATTGCACCGGCATTTCCCAGCCAGCGAAGGGCACCATTCGGCCACCTCCAGCGCGGCAGAGCTCATAGAGAGGCGTACGCAGCATGGCTTTAGCCGAGGGGGTGGCGAGGCGCAATCTTATGGAGTGCTTCAGCTAGTTGATGCGAAACCGGAGATCTCCTGTAGTTCATGGTCCATTTCTGGGACCGTCCTTAGCCTTAAAACTCTCTCAATCACCCTTTTTTTGGCCAACAGGCTTTGCTGCCGTTCTTGCCAGCACTGTTCAGCAGTTGCAGCAGGTGGGTGGTGCCGGTTGCGGCAATTGGAGGTGAATGCAGAAGTCGCCGATCTTGTGGTTTGTCATCACTGGACGGCGCGGGCTCCACGGCTGCCCCGTTTGCAAGCGTTGCAGTCGGACGATGTGGAGTGCCAGCTGGAGCTGGATCGCGCCTTGGCCTAGCTGCCGCCTTTGGCTGAGCCACTGCCGAGGAGCAGCAGCAAACTCCGCGTCACTTTGGCGGCGAGAACAGCACTCACACCGCTGCTGTCGAGTTGTGGTGCGAGTTCAACAACATCTGCGCCCACCAGCCGATGCTCTTGAAGCAGGGTGACGAGGTTGGCGAAATCAGGCCAAAAAAATCCTCCCGGTTCTGGGGTGCCTGTACCCGGTAAAACGGCAGGATCAAACCAGTCCAGATCAACGGTGACGTAGATCGGGCGGCCCTTGAGGGGGGCAAGGCCTTCGCGCAAAGCATCCACTGTTGGCATCAGGCGGCCACTGTTGTGGAGTTCTTGGAATTCCGCTTTCGTTCCACTGCGGATGGCGAGTTGGAAGAGGTCGCCGCTAGGCAGGATCTCGAGGCAGCGGCGCATGGCACAGGCGTGGCTGTGATGGCTACCTAGCCACTCATGGCGCAGATCAGCGTGGGCATCCAGTTGCACGAGAACCAGATCAGGATGCTGCCGCGCTACGGCAGCTACGGCTCCAGAGCTGATGGAGTGTTCCCCGCCGAGCATCAATGGCTTAAGGCCGAGCTCCAGAACCGCTTGGGTGGCTTGTTGCACCTTGGCGATGACGGGTTCAGGGGCGCCGAAGGGGATCTCGACGGCCCCGAGATCGATGAAGGAGAGATCCTCGAGATCCCGATCTAATTGCGGGCAGTAGGTCTCAAGTCCACTGCTCACGTCCCGAATCGCGGCCGGTCCAAACCGGGTGCCCGGTCGGAACGATGTGGTGCCGTCGTAGGGCACGCCGAACAGCCCGACATCGCAGTGCTCGGGAGTCCGTTGCGATCCCATATAGATCGCCCCATCGGTGTCAAATAAATCGGTGTCCAACAAAGTGCTGTCAAACAGGTTGGTCATCAGCTCAGCTCCCGGGCGATGAAGGCTGGGATGGCCTCAAAGCCTCCCCGTTGCCAACGCGGACTCCAGACGTGGCAACCATCGGCAATTGCAGCGGCTCGGTTCGTGTTGGTTTGGAGGTAGCGAGGTTGGTCCATGGCCGCGAAGGTCCAGCTCCACCAGCCGCTTGGGTACATCGGTACCCATCCGTAAAGGGGATCGGCGTGGTCGAACACCTCTCTTAAGAGCTTCACCATGGCGAGGTGCACCTCTTGAAAGGCTTCCGGAGATTCACTTTGTGTCGCGAAAATCCCGCCAGGGCGGAGGATGCGGCGACAGTGTTCAAAAAATGATCGATTGAATAATCCCTCCGCTGGGCCTGCCGGGTCCGATCCGTCCACAAGCACCACGTCGTAGCTGTTGTCGGCCGCGGCGGCGGCCCAAGCGATTCCATCCCCCACCGTGAGTTGGAGACGCGGATCGGTCCAGGCGGAGCCACCGATACCGGGGAGGTGCTCGCGGCTTAAGTCCACAACGCGGCCATCGATTTCCACGAGGTCGAGGTGTTCGACTCCTTGATGGCGGAGGCATTCACGGGCGGTCCCCCCGTCACCGCCGCCAATGACGAGCACGCGCGCCACGCTGGCGGCTCCACAGAGGGCGGGATGAACCAAGGATTCGTGATAGTGCCTTTCTTGTCGTTCCGCTGTCATCCAGCAGCCGTCGAGCAAGAGCCCACGTCCGTAGCGCTCGCTTCGGATCACAGTGATCCGCTGAAAAGGGCTGGTTTCCTCCACCAGCACCTCGCCTATGAGGCCGTAGCGGACGCCCCGATGGTGTTCATCAATCCAGCCACTCATGCCGTGCTGTGCTGTGTCCCTTCAGCTTGGGATGCCAGGGGTTGGGGGCAAGGCGCTACAGATGGTGTGCAACAAGTTGACGATGACCAGATCTAGTGCTTGACTAGCAACGGGAATGGAGTTGCTGTGGAAGAGGGCAACTCCGGAGCCCGTTTCAAGTCGGTATAAATCATCCAGATTTTTCTGCGACACGCTCGAAAACAACGCTAAAGACGTTGAATTCGCCTTTGCCAGCAGCATCGTCAATGCTTGATTTAGTTCCTCCTGTTTATCTCGTTGCGTTAGGGCTGGGAGTTGCCGCTGTTTTTGTTGTTTTGTTTTACTCGTTCACGAGTAATTCAAACTATGAAAGTCAGATGCGTCGTCAACAATTAGCTGAGCGCAGGGCAAAACAAGCAGCGGCAGAAGCACACTCCTCAAGGGAGGATTAGGTCTGGCTTTTCGTCACGTTAAAGATTGCTTCGAATGGCATTTGATCAAGATTTAGTTATTAATTTGAGGCTGACAATCCCAAGCTCTGAGTTGTCTTGGAAGTTTTCTCGCTCCTCTGGTGCCGGAGGGCAAAATGTCAACAAAGTTGAAACTGCCGTCGTTCTCTCTTGGAATCTTGAGCAATCAGAATGTTTAGGGCCTTTTCGTCGCCAACGCTTATTAGAGCTCTATGGCTCGAGGCTCATGGATGGTTGTTTGCGCGTGTGTGTTTCCGACGAGCGTTCTCAATATCAAAATCGTCAGATTGCACTGAAGCGCTTGGGAGATTTGATTCGAGAAGGGATCAAGCCCCCGCCACCCGCACGAAAGGCCACCCGGCCTGGCCGGGGGGCTGTGAAGCGGAGGCTTGAAAGCAAAAAACAGCGTGGCGATATCAAACGGCAACGCCGGAACAGACCATCGATCGATGATTGATGGATTGGGATCAGGCTTGTTCTGCGCGGATGTCGGCCTTGGCTTGTTGCCAGAGCGCTTCGAGTTCATCGATGCTCTGCCCTTGCAGATTGCCGTGCAGGGCTGCTTCGACCCGTGAAAAACGATCGAGGAAGCGTCGGTTGGTGCCGGCAAGGCCTTCTTCTGGCGCGATCCCACACCAACGGGCCACGTTCACCAAGGTGAAGAGCAAATCACCCAGCTCCTCTTGGGCATGGGATGGGTTGCCGCTGATCACGGCTTCTTTGAGTTCATCGAGTTCCTCATGCACCTTGGCCCACACTCCAGCCATGTCGTCCCACTCGAAGCCAGCTTTCGCCGCCTTTTTCGAGATAGTCATCGCTCCAGCAAGGGCAGGCATGCCCCGTACTTTGGCGGCCAGTGCATCGCTGAGGGGACTCGCTGATGGTGGCTGTTCTCCACGTTCGGTGGCTTTGATCGCCTCCCAGGTTTCTTTCACAGCGGCGCTATCGCTGGCGACCGCATCGCTAAACACATGCGGATGGCGACGGATCAATTTCTCGCTGATGCCTTCCGCCACGTCGCTTAGAGCGAAGCGGTTGTTCTCCTGAGCGATTTGGGCATGGAGCACCACCTGCAGTAAAAGGTCTCCCAGTTCTTCTTTGAGGTGGGCGTCGTCGCCATGGCGAATCGCATCGGCAACTTCGTGGGCCTCCTCTAGGACGTAGGGCACCAACGACGCATGGGTTTGTTCAAGGTCCCAAGGGCATCCCCCATCGGGGTCGCGCAGGCGTGAAACCACGTCAATCAGGTCTTGTATGGCTTTGGTGCTGGAGGGAGGCATGGTCGAGCTTCAGAACCAGGCTCACCTTCTCATCGCCCTCTCCTGAATCGTCTTCTGAACCTTTGAATGGCATGCCATTCGGTGGGGAGTGGATCCCCGTCTTGGATGAGATGCAGCCAAACGCTTCCTTCCAGTCCGACGGCTAAAGCGATCACTTGATCCGGGTTGGCCGTGCGCCAAAGGTGGAGGGCTCGCCACAACTGATCGATCGTGATCTGGGGCATCACTCCGCACAGCACACTGGCCCAGAGGAACAACAGCATCAGCCGCAGGCTTGTGCCAATCAGTGGTCCGTGGGAGAGCAGGGATCGATGCGGGATGAGGCGGCGATAGGGCCACCAGATGAATTGCAAGGGTCCCCAACGTTGGAGGGCGCGACAACGGGTATCGAGATCGGGGGACAGCCACAGCCCACCGAAGCTGAAGGCAGCAGCAGCGATCAGTCCGCAAGGCCAGTTCAATAGGAGAGCGGTGCCTAGCCCGACGGGCAGGCTGACGAGTGCAGTGGCGCGGTCGTGTTCGCGGCCTTGGGCCAAGGTTGATGGGTCGGGGTTGGTGGCGCCTCAGCTGGTCACAGCGGACAGCTTTCAGGCAGAATGAAATGACGGGCGATTAGCTCAGCGGTAGAGCACCTCCCTTACAAGGAGATTGTCACTGGTTCGATCCCAGTATCGCCCATTTCAAGAGGTCGATCTGCAGCCGATTAGGGGCTGTGGAAGTTTCAAGGCAGTGGTCGTTTGGCCTGTATTGCGGTTGCTAAGCACGCCGTTTCCACTGTCGGAGGTTTTGCTTGAGAGGGCAATGCGCCTTAACACCGATGGCAAACGAGCTGTGCTGGGCAAAAGTATGGGCATCGAAATCGGAGGTGCCCATGACGGCCGAAACTCCACCTGAGCAAGCGCTAGAAGCACGCTGACTTTTCTGGCCCCTGCTCCAACTTTCAACCCATCCGTGAGCCGTCCGTCTGGCGCGACAACGCTGAGCGTCAACCCAGTCGACTTTCCTCTGCATCGTTGAGGTGCCCCAGCAGGAAAAGAGGTTTCACACCTGGTCGCAATGGCCCCAGGGTTTGCCACCAAGCCAGTCGCTTCGCTCTTCTTCTTTCAGTTCACTTTCTTTCAGTTCACTGTTGTTCGATTAAGCCATTAACGCTTCACGGAACCAGCTTCACTGAACAGTGGGTAGCGACATGAACAAACGAGCGAGATAGGCCGTCTCTTCCATCCGGGAGGGGCGGCCTTCCCCTTTTCAGCCTCTAAGCGTTCGCAGATTTGGCAGCTTCTGCCAGCACTTGCAGAGCTTCCAGGGTCGCGAGCTTGTGCTGCGCTTGGGTGAGCATGGCCCGACCGTGGGGAGCGCATTCCGCCACAAGGGATGCACCTTCTGAGGCTTCCGCTTGCACCCGTTCTATACAGCGACTCAGGCGGCGATTGGGATCGTCCTGCAGCGTTGTGGTGGCAGCAGCATGGTGTTGGCCGACGACGGTTTCCAGCACCCGATTGAAGGCTTGCGTGATTCGCTCATCGTTGGGTTTTGTCATGGGGCCATGGATGCTGCCGAGGTGTTCACACCTTGGCCCCATGCGTTGAGTGAGTCGCTAACTAACGCAGACTTTTTTTCTGGATCTTGATGGCGGAAGGCTTTAGAGCACAGGCAAGGGCATGAAAGGGCTGGTGATGCCCCTCAAGAATGAGGCTGCCCATGGGGTGTGCGTGAGCTAAGTCGAGTTTCATGAGTGGAAATACATGCAGGCGACATCCCCCTGCTCGCAATCAATGTCCTCGGACTTTCAATGATGGGACACCCCTTTATGGGGACAAGTCACACAGCTATGGGCGTTTGCTCACAGGCGGAGCAAGTGTCTTTGTTCCTGACGACGAACTTGGCTGGGATGTCTGGGGTTGACCATGCCGTTTCCGTGGGTCATGGCCACTTCTCCATGGGGTAAACAGAAAAAAATTGCCGGCAACTAGGCCGGCAGTGACAACGACAGCAGCGATTTGCTCAAGCCTCTCGATCAACATTCAGCGACCATGAAGAGGCATGGCTTCTTCAGAAGCAGAACGGCAAATATTGAGTGCGGCATGCGGCGTAGCCATCAACCAACGCTCCGAGACCAATTTGGTGGGCAATTCCAGCACCAGTGAGCCCTTCGGTCACGATGCCGATCACGATTCCAAGCATCGCAGCCCTTCCATTGAAGAGTTCAACTCGCTTGAGTTGCTCCATGTGGATGTCGCGGGCTGCAGCGCTTTGGAACCACGTATCGCTGGCTTGACTTGGCTTCATCGGTAATCGGGCTGTTGTAACGAATTGTAAACCAATTTCTCGTGATTCTCGCTCTCGTGATCGTTAGCCCTTAAGCACAAGCCGCTCTCCTGGCGTTGGATCGATCCATTGGCTGCTGTCTGGCAGCGTTGCTCCGGTACCGGCGACCGACCCTTGCATTTGCAGAAGTCCAGTGAGGGCACCGCTGAAGCGCACGTCTCCGCCAGACGTGCTCGCCAGCACGGTGGAAGGCTGGAAGCGCTCCACGAGTTGTGGCACCACACTGCACCCTTTCACGAAGGCGCCAAGAGCTGGTAGTCCCAAATCCACCATGGGTGTGATCACGGCATCGAGCGGTTGGGGAGGTAAAGCGGGATCCAAAAAGCCGTGGGGTTCCAGGTAGAGGCTTCCCGATGCATGCTCGAGCAGATATCCGTTTTCCACCGTTGGCACTGGAGCGCCAGAGGTCGCGCGAACCGATAGCCCCTTGTGCGTTGTGCATTCACCAGGTTTCAGGGCTTGCACCGACTCAAAGCCCATCTTTTTCACCACTTGCGTTGCTGCGACCGATCCAATCACCGGCAGGGTGCGCGGCAAGAGATCCAGGCTTTCGGGATGGGCGTGATCGGCGAGCCCTTGGGTGAGGAGCAGGAGGTCGAGATGGTCGGGGGCTGGCCGTTGCTCAGGTAGTTCACCTTTCAGCATCCAACCGCCTGGGGGGAAACTGAGGCTTCCTTGTAGCCATGGATCCACAAGCACCCGAAGATCATCGAATTCCAGGAGCCAGCCGTTTGCGCCGAAATAGGTCGTAGCCAGGGTCATTGCGAGGAATGCTGCCGGGTGCGGCAAGCGCTACAGAGTCCAAAGAATTCAAGCGTGTGAAACAGAAGATCGAAGTCTCCTCGGCTGTCTTTGGGCACTTCGATGTCGTGGATTGGGCAGTGATCCAGCGTTTTGGTGACGCCGCAATCAACGCAGGTGAGATGGTGCCGGTCCCGTTCGACTGGGGCATAGAGGGCTTCACCGTTGGGTAGGTGTCGGCAGCGCACCAAACCCCGTTGATGCAATTGGCGGAGATTGCGATACACCGTTGCCAGCCCCATGGTGTGGTCTTCGGTCAAGCTTCGGTGAAGCTGTTGGCCACTCATTTCGTCGTGGCTCGCCTGCAGCGCCTGTAGAAGTACTAGCTGACGTGCATTGGGGGAAAGGGAGGGAGCAGTCATGGAGTTACGCGGCTACCAACCAACGGGAGGCGGTTCGGCGCCAATAAGTGCCAGGTCAGAATCATCGCGCTGATCCACCGATTCCGACGACGATGGTTTGGCAAAAGCCGATCACGTGGGGGTCGACCGACCGATTAGGCCATCCGATCGCAAAGGGCGCGAGTCGTTGCCGGTTGTCAATGGAATCAGGCATGGATGAGCTGCTCGCTCAGCGCCCATAATCTTTGTCGCTTGCTTGGATCCAAGGCTGTTGGTGCGATCCGGCATTGACCCGGTGAACCGCGTAGGCCGCCAAGTTGGGAGGGCCCGTAATGCTCACCGCTTTGTGCGCTCGCAGCTGTGGCGGCATGGAGTTGAGGTAACGCCCCCATGCCGGCACTTTGGAAGAGCGGATCCATCAACTGGTAGGCCAGTGCTTCCCAACGGTTGCCACCACTGGCGAGGGCTGCTGGTTGCAGATTGGTGCGTGCAATACCGGGGTGCGCCGCGAGGGATTTCACCGAGCTGTTCTCGCTTTGAAGACGGTTGTGCAGCTCAAGAGCAAACATCACGTTGGCCAACTTGCTTTGGCCATAGGCGCCGTAGCGGTCGTAGCCCTGGGCCCAGCTCAAGTCGTCCCAGCGGATGGTCCCGAAGTATTGGGCGCCGGAGGTCACGGTCACGACCCGTGGGTCTGTTTGAGATGCCATCAGTGGCAATAAGCCCTGCGTTAGAGCCATATGGCCCAAATGGTTGACGGCAAATTGCAGCTCATGGCCTTGGGGACTTAATTGGCGTGGTGGTGCCATCACGCCGGCGTTGTTGAGCAGCAGATCCAGATGGCCGTATTGATCACTGAGAACGGCAATGGCCCGCTCAATGGAGCGAAGGTCAGCGAGATCGATCTCCAACAGATCGAGGCCAGTCAGGCCTTCGTCAAGCAATTGACGACGGGCCGCTTCCCCTCGGCTTCTGCTTCGACAAGCCATGACAACCGTCGCACCTTTTGCGGCAAGGGCGCGGGTGGTTTCAAGGCCGAGGCCGATGTTGGCTCCGGTCACTACGGCAATGCGGCCCTCCTGGGAGGGAATGTCGTCAACCGTCCATCCCATAGGTGGTCAGTCTTCCGGGAAGAGCAGTTCGGCTAGCTCATCGGGATCAACGTCGTAGACGCGCGCGAGAGATGTTTCGATCGCACTGGTGACTTCGCCGGGTAAGAAGCGCATGGAATTGAGCGCATCCTCCGTGATGTCGTCGGTGAGCAGCTTGTCTTCACCCTCGAGCTTTTCGTCATTGATGACGGCCATCACCCAACTCTGGTAGGCGTACACCAGATCCGAGAACTCGAGTTCGGGATCGTTGAGGTCCAGGGCCATGGTCTGAGCCAATCGTTCGCACACCCAGTTTGACCTTCGAGGGGGAAGATGTCCCCAGCAGATGTTCGGTATGAGCCTTCCGGATTCTGATCAGCTGCAAGGAACCCTTGTCGATTTCGCACTGGTCGAACTGATTCGTCAGCACCGTCTCAGCTTCCAACCGCTATGGACCGTGGACAGCTGGGCCAAATTAATGATTTGGCTGGCCTTGAATTGCGGGCTCTCCAGCGACAAAGGGAATTTTGAGCACTTCGCTCAGTCGCTGGGTGAACGGATCACCACGCGTCTACGCCGTTCATTTTTTGAACGCGAGTTAGCCGATCTGGAGCTTCATGTTCTGGCAGATCCAGCTGATGCTCAGGTGTTGGTGCTGTCCCAGGCACCTCAGGATCCCTCGGTTCTGGCCCCCGACCGTCTCACCCGTGCCCTGGAGCGGATTGATCTGTTGGAGTTGGTCACTGCCGATCGCAGTCGCTGGCAAGTTCTTGATGGAGTGGTTGCGATCCCATGGAAACGCTCTGAACCCTCTTAGTCATGAACCTCATTGCTCGTTATCAAAACTCTGGCTTTGAAGCGGTGGCAGATGGTGTGATGGCGTTTTTCGATCGTCGTACGGATCTGCAACGGCCTGGAGTGGCCTTTGGCTCTGGGGGTGGCGAGGAACCAGACAAAGTGTCGACGGACATCAGTTTGGTGGCGATTGATCGCAGCGATCTCGATGCTTTTGCCTTGTCCGAGGTGATTCTGCGTGGGGTCGCTGCGGGGTTAGATCGCTACCTCCAAGAACGGCCTCTCTTCCGTTCCGTTTGTCCGGAGCAAGAGTTGTTTGTGATGCCGATCTTCAATTTGCAGCGCTATGCCCCTGGGGAGGGGTTTAAGCGGTGGCATTGCGATTGGACGATTAGCGATGAGGCCACTGAGCCTGTCCATCGCGTGTTGGCTTGGATTTTGTATTGCAACTCAGTCGAGGAAGCGGGCACGGAATTCCATTGGCAGAAGCATCACGAATCAGCCGAACGAGGCAAGTTAGTGATTTTTCCGGCAGGTCCATCTCACATTCATCGTGGACGGATTAATCAAACTTTCAGTAAAACAATTGCGACTGGTTGGATCAATGCGGGGGCACGGCAGAGTTATATCAGCCGGTTAGCGGAAGGTGCAGAAATTGATCCGTCTTCGCCTTAGAAAGCTTTAATTCTCGAACGTTTTCGATGCTCTATCGATGCTCGGATTGATAGTTCTAAGACCGCAATACATTTATCTATTTGTTTGCTGATGCAGTGATTACTTGCAAATAACTTTGTTTGTTGGATTGATTTAATCCGTTTCTTCAGTTTCGCTTTGCAGTTGATGGCTTGCATCTCCAAGGCGAAGAGATTGTTCTTTCGACGGAGGCCATTCCATCGGATACACCTGCCGCTGTGGGAAGGGAATGCCGATGCCATTTTCGTCAAAGGCGTTCCAGATGGCTTGGCGCAGATCGCTCCCAACCCCAAACGCT carries:
- a CDS encoding chlorophyll a/b-binding protein; the encoded protein is MKPSQASDTWFQSAAARDIHMEQLKRVELFNGRAAMLGIVIGIVTEGLTGAGIAHQIGLGALVDGYAACRTQYLPFCF
- a CDS encoding metal-binding protein: MAQGREHDRATALVSLPVGLGTALLLNWPCGLIAAAAFSFGGLWLSPDLDTRCRALQRWGPLQFIWWPYRRLIPHRSLLSHGPLIGTSLRLMLLFLWASVLCGVMPQITIDQLWRALHLWRTANPDQVIALAVGLEGSVWLHLIQDGDPLPTEWHAIQRFRRRFRRGR
- the arfB gene encoding alternative ribosome rescue aminoacyl-tRNA hydrolase ArfB; protein product: MAFDQDLVINLRLTIPSSELSWKFSRSSGAGGQNVNKVETAVVLSWNLEQSECLGPFRRQRLLELYGSRLMDGCLRVCVSDERSQYQNRQIALKRLGDLIREGIKPPPPARKATRPGRGAVKRRLESKKQRGDIKRQRRNRPSIDD
- a CDS encoding oxidoreductase; the protein is MGWTVDDIPSQEGRIAVVTGANIGLGLETTRALAAKGATVVMACRSRSRGEAARRQLLDEGLTGLDLLEIDLADLRSIERAIAVLSDQYGHLDLLLNNAGVMAPPRQLSPQGHELQFAVNHLGHMALTQGLLPLMASQTDPRVVTVTSGAQYFGTIRWDDLSWAQGYDRYGAYGQSKLANVMFALELHNRLQSENSSVKSLAAHPGIARTNLQPAALASGGNRWEALAYQLMDPLFQSAGMGALPQLHAATAASAQSGEHYGPSQLGGLRGSPGQCRIAPTALDPSKRQRLWALSEQLIHA
- a CDS encoding transcriptional repressor, with translation MTAPSLSPNARQLVLLQALQASHDEMSGQQLHRSLTEDHTMGLATVYRNLRQLHQRGLVRCRHLPNGEALYAPVERDRHHLTCVDCGVTKTLDHCPIHDIEVPKDSRGDFDLLFHTLEFFGLCSACRTRQHSSQ
- a CDS encoding MBL fold metallo-hydrolase codes for the protein MTLATTYFGANGWLLEFDDLRVLVDPWLQGSLSFPPGGWMLKGELPEQRPAPDHLDLLLLTQGLADHAHPESLDLLPRTLPVIGSVAATQVVKKMGFESVQALKPGECTTHKGLSVRATSGAPVPTVENGYLLEHASGSLYLEPHGFLDPALPPQPLDAVITPMVDLGLPALGAFVKGCSVVPQLVERFQPSTVLASTSGGDVRFSGALTGLLQMQGSVAGTGATLPDSSQWIDPTPGERLVLKG
- a CDS encoding 2OG-Fe(II) oxygenase: MNLIARYQNSGFEAVADGVMAFFDRRTDLQRPGVAFGSGGGEEPDKVSTDISLVAIDRSDLDAFALSEVILRGVAAGLDRYLQERPLFRSVCPEQELFVMPIFNLQRYAPGEGFKRWHCDWTISDEATEPVHRVLAWILYCNSVEEAGTEFHWQKHHESAERGKLVIFPAGPSHIHRGRINQTFSKTIATGWINAGARQSYISRLAEGAEIDPSSP
- the mazG gene encoding nucleoside triphosphate pyrophosphohydrolase yields the protein MPPSSTKAIQDLIDVVSRLRDPDGGCPWDLEQTHASLVPYVLEEAHEVADAIRHGDDAHLKEELGDLLLQVVLHAQIAQENNRFALSDVAEGISEKLIRRHPHVFSDAVASDSAAVKETWEAIKATERGEQPPSASPLSDALAAKVRGMPALAGAMTISKKAAKAGFEWDDMAGVWAKVHEELDELKEAVISGNPSHAQEELGDLLFTLVNVARWCGIAPEEGLAGTNRRFLDRFSRVEAALHGNLQGQSIDELEALWQQAKADIRAEQA